ttggtttaagtttttaaaaaaaattggtattaggtatggtattcggtatttaaaaataaaataccgaaataccgacattgtaccgaaatatatattaaattacaCAATACATATATTATTGATTCTAGCATAAATATTAAAGTTCTGAATTTACTTCCCGCTATTTTTATAGTTTTCTTTAACCTTTACCACCTTTTTTTCCCACTATACTTGTCTTTCCCCGCTTTTTCGGGTTCCTACTAACCTTTCTCCCGTCTAGGTTTAGCATTTGGGTTTCCATCTTTTTCCcattatattataatatttttgttttcATATTTGTGAGTACCTTAAGAATATTACATTCTATGGCTTTATGCATTAGTTAATATTTGAGCCTAACAAACCGAAGTTGTCAAACTGAATAAACCGAAATAGAAAGGAGAAAAGCTGAATCATAACGAATTTAAATAGGTATGATATTGGTATAGTATTTTAAAAAACTGAATATCGAACCGAAATGACTAAATATTATTATGTACCAACTGACGAACACCCCTAACTACAACCATAATCAATGAGGTAGAAAAAATGGCTATTTGGACCAAAGATCCATAGCAGCAAAGTATAGCCTCCACTCACTACTTTATTGTTGTTGATCACTGACAAAACTCCTCGACCTTGGGTTCAACCTGCAGATTTTTCAGTAAGAAGTTGGTATTTTTCATTACATTTTAATTACCAAatatgagaaaattgaaaaacatgTTCTGATAAAGAGTCTATCGAATAACTTTTAAGTCAAGAAATTTACAGTTAAGAAGCTGCTGAAATTTCTGTGAAAACAAAAATCAGAGAATGGTAATGAACAAAAACAATAGGTCCACCTcacaaaaaaattaaagtaattaTATTGAAGAAGAACAGGAACAAGGGCAGAAAAGGAACAAAGGCATATTAAAACTCATGTAGCAAGAAGAATAGAGTAGTATCGGCTGATGATGATGCAAAAGATAAGAATCAGAGTTCAGGTTACAAGGGCAAATCTAAATTTTTTACAAGTCTATTTACTGACTGACTGGAGCTACTAGTAAAAGTCCCTCGTATTCAACAACATAAGGGAAGGAGGAATCCGCAAGAATAAGTTTTTATCCAGCCTCCTCCAACTCCGGGGCTTCTCTTTCCCTAGGAATCCTAACTTAGTAATATTGACCACACTGACGATGTTTATAACTTTTGGCGACAAAGATTTGCTTATACAGATGCATTATCATGATCCATGGAAGCTGCAGTTGCTCCAGCATAGACATGTTCCTCTTCCTTAGGCTGCTCCGCTGGTGCTTCGGCTGGCTTTGATATAGAATCAGCCGGAGGTTTAAGACTAGTTTCAGCAGGAGGCTCCTCTGGTTCTTCAGCTGGCTTCGACGTTGAATCAGCTGGAGGCTCAAGAGTTGTTTCAGCAGGAGGCTCTTCTGGTGCTTCATCTGGATTTGATGTTGAAGGAGCCGGAGGCTTAAGAGTTGCTTCAGCAGGAGGCTGCTCTGCTGCTTCATCTGGCTTCGTTGTTGAAGCAGCCGGAGGCTTAAGAGTTGTTTCAGTAGGAGGCTCCTCTGGTGCTTCATCTGGCTTCGACGTTGAAGCAGCCGGAGGCTCAAGAGTTGTTTCAGCAGGAGACTTTCCTGCTGTTTCAGCTGGTGCTTCAACAGGAGACTTCTCTGGTGCTTCATCTGGCACCTCAGTTGTTCCAGCTACAGGCTTCTCTGTCATTTCTTCCATACACTGGGGTGTTGTTTCCGCCAAAGTATTTCCTGTTAGAGAATCAGTACTAGATTTCTGCAGCTGCATAGGAGCAAAATTGGGTACTGGCTTGGTGGTGTCCTCCGGTGCAGGCTGCTTTTGTGTTGGTTCTGCTGCTATTATCCTTGATTCAGTTTGAGCTTTCTGTGTTGTTTCAGCTGGAGGATAAACCTTTGTAGTGTTGCCCCTTGTGATGTCGTTACCTATTTTTTGCTGCTTCAGAGATTCAGCATTTAGTTGCTGCAACCTATAGTCAGTTTCAGGCCGACGACAAACCTTTCTCAGAGGAACAATTTCCTGGATAGGAGAAGACAGTCAATTAAACCCAAGTGAAAACTATGATATGATGTCTATCCTTGACAAATTCTATAAAACTACTAACACCTATGGATGAAAACTAGATGTCTCAAGCATAAATGACCAACATTAAAGGTAGATAGTGTACCCCCATTGCGCAGCACAAGGTCTATAAAAAACCGACTTACATGCGACAAGCATCAGATATTACACCTAAACATTTTGAAGTCTCTTTTTAACTTCAAATTTAACATGGTCCTCTAAGTAGAAGCCTCAGATATATTCCAAAATAACCAGGAATAGATAACAATGCAAAAACTTTCATCTGCAGCAACTGTCGGTACCACCATGTTTGAAAATGGCTCCCTGACTATTCAAAAACCACTTGGCTGCATTAGAATATAGTTGGCCTCCAAGTCATTATTCTATTTCTTCTAATGGATGGGCTATACGGCCACACCCCCGTCCTCTCCCGTACCTATCTCATAACATTTCCTGGTTGTGCAAACCTATTTGGGATAAAACTCATTCTCTTCGGATGATGACAGGCTACACTTATGTTCAGTCTACGTGTAGCACCACATAATATCTTATCCATCATAATCACTGGTCTTTTCCTTAACATGTTCCTGGTATTTATTTCCTCAATATTTTATTTGATCAATTTCGTTTGTCTGTCTGACACTGATCGATATTCCAGCTGACGTCTTTCAGAGGGCAAGTGTTACTAACCATACAAAGGAACAAGGGGTGATCTCTCTTCAGTTGCTGATTTCAGCCAAAGGACAGCTGTAGAAACTAACGTATCATAACAGATCAATACAAGGCTAAAAAAAGGAGGCATGATAAAAAGATAGGAGTAATAACCAATCTGTAAACAGCAGTTGTCAAATTTACAAGGAAGATACAGTTTTTAACGAGCGATTATTTGCTGCTAAAGCTGTTTCTTCCTTATGAACAATTGTTTTTTTGTTAGTAACAAGCAACAAACACTTTTACCAGTAAAGCACAAAGTAGTCAGAAATCTGAAATACATTCAGGAAAGCTTAGGCCAGAATGTAGAGATAAAAGCAGAAAATTACAGAAAAAGGGATTAATTGAATACCTCAGACTGATCATGATCATAACGAACCAGAAACCGACAACGGCAACCTCTCACATCATGTCTGCGTCTTTGAGCATCAAGGACATGCGCATCAAAGTAGAGAGCCTGCTCTTTGCCTTCCTGAAAATTATAAGAGCCTTAGCTAAATGATGACAGTTTGGTAAGTTTAGCTTTAACATTTGACCCATAATAAAATGCACCTGGAAGCAAAGAATCAGATCGCCAGGGAGAACTGCAACACATTCTGACGATTCACATGGAAGGGATCGCTGTCTTACGTGCTTACGTACATTTACCCACTCATCCTCCTCTGCTCCAAACCCCGCGAATCGAACAAGGACTTCCTGAAATTAGAAGTTTGTGACcattaagagaaaaaaaaaggggatAAGGTAAAACAGACAGGAAGAAGAAGATATGCACAAGGTAAATGAAACAACTTCATGGAGATAGCCTCTAGTTTTGGAGCATGTTCCAGAAAAAGACATAGTTTGAATTATGATCCTCAACATCAGACAAAAAGGCCACGCATGTTACAGAGGGGCTGGAAAACGAAACTAGAAAAGCACCAATCATGTATTTCCTGATTTAGGGCTAAACTTGCCTCAACAATCAATGGCAAACTCCATTGGGTAAAAAGAAAGAGCGGAAAGATAATTCTATTCATAATGTACAAATTTAACCACCAGGCTAACAATAATATCTTTCATGGAACATTAGATAGGTATCTCTGAGAATTACCGGATCAGCAGTCTCCACGGATCTATGTGATAGGAAGCTTGCTACATCATACCTAAGGAAGGATAATATCATTAATCTATAATTACTAGCAACCAAGATCTAATGATGATGGAAATGAAGCAAATGTATAGAATGACTTAAAAGACAAACCATGCACCATCTCTTGCAGATTTAGCTTCAAACTCCATTTGAATGTTATCTGAAGCACTCCTGCCCACATTTTGTACTGCCACTAAAAAACAAGTAGAAAATAGGTGGAGTTGGGTTACGACTCGAAAGAAATAAATTAGAGGAAAAAGTAGTTCTTTTTCAAGAGAGAAACAGGGAAAAAAGAGCAAAAGGAACCTGCAGATTTTTTGCtgtattattttttaaaacagtACTTGAAATTTAGCCAAACTTCTCATTCATCATCTTATCAACAAGGGTAGTGATTCAGCCACTATTTTCTTAAATATCATTTTTGAAGTATTTTCCTAGAGAAGGACAGATTTCCAAAAAATGATCATCTAGTGAAACCACAAACAAACTCCTTTGATGAGATATGCCTTACTCATTCTGAAACAGCCTAATCTAATCACACATCTTCTGAAGATCAAAATCGGTGGACTCTATGTTTCCAAGAGTCAATCTGCTCTCGTTAAACAGCAGAGGAACCTCGTATTCGTGGATCTAGCTATTTGTTCTAATTAATTATCACCATTTTTCGTAATCAGAAATTATAGAGAGTATTCAGCTTCTTAACAATATGACGGCGGTTCACAGTTATCCTCCTCCAGTTAACATTTCATTGCAAGTTCTCATGAATTTACTTTAATAAAATCCAACTGAGGATCAAAATCACATCATCTTTTTCAGCAGTTCAATAATTCTGCCGGCCTACAGAATTTCAATTCTGAAAGCACCATCTTCTCAGCTAGCCGGGATCAACAACTACAACCTACCCAGTAtattcccacaagtgggatctgggagggtagtatgtacgcagacctcaTCCCTACTTTAGCAATTCAAGATAAGGTGGATACCAAGAAGCTTAAGAAACAGCTTAAACACCGTAATGCCTTTACCACTTTTAGCACATTACACTATCAAAAGTATCAATAAAGATATTATTAGTATGGCATACTTCTGCTCCCTCCAGCTCTAGTTAAGACTGATCAAATGTGCACACTGCCACATACGAGAAGGCCACAGAACAGGGTAACTAGACATATAGTAATCAGACATTTATCACATGACAAAATATAGATTAGTAGAATGAagtaatcttcttcttcttcttttttgtgtgtgtgtgtgataagGTAATATTTAATTGATATTGTGGGATTAAAAAACCCCATACACAAGTAGTATATAAAAAGTAGAGAACCTACACAACAGTAGAATGAGGTAATATGCAACTAGCAATAAATGATAATTCGTGATAGACAAACATAAGTTGGTAAATCCATTGCAAGGATCACTAAGAAGACACTTTGCAAAAAACAAGAAACCATAAGAATATTGCTCAACAGTTCTACCTGATGGAGCAGGTAGAGGTTGAGGCGCTTGGGGCATTGATTTCACTGTAACTAACCAAAGTCAGACAAGTTAATGAAGAACAGTGAAAACCGAATATATAAGACTCTTATTAATCATAAATAAAGCATAAGAGAAATTCGTGATTGTTTAGAAACATGGTAGTAAATTTCAAATTCTACCTTGAGGAGAAGGTATCGGTTGAGGGGCTTGGGGCATAATCCTTACTGCAGCTGGATCACTCTGAGGCACAGGTGATGTACTCAATTTTGCAGGAGCTCTTACCATAGCTGGATCACTTTGAGGCACTGACGGGGTACTAAATTTACCAGGAACCTTAGCTGTTTTTGCTCTAATAGCATATCGTCTATTCTGGAACCAGTTCCAAACCTATGACAATACTTTCATAATTTCAGGAACAAAATAAATAGTGAATAGTTACGAAAACATTTTTCATTCAATCATCAGAggtttaaaaaaaggaaaagcctCTTACTTGTTTCATTTGAACCATAATTTTTCCAGATCTCTCCGCTGAAGAACTAAATAGAAGTAGGTACATTACCATCCAACCTTCATGAGC
The nucleotide sequence above comes from Nicotiana tabacum cultivar K326 chromosome 12, ASM71507v2, whole genome shotgun sequence. Encoded proteins:
- the LOC107812239 gene encoding protein SAWADEE HOMEODOMAIN HOMOLOG 2 isoform X3 gives rise to the protein MGRPPSNGGPTFRFNATEVAEMEAILQAHNATMPAREVLVALAEKFSSSAERSGKIMVQMKQVWNWFQNRRYAIRAKTAKVPGKFSTPSVPQSDPAMVRAPAKLSTSPVPQSDPAAVRIMPQAPQPIPSPQVAVQNVGRSASDNIQMEFEAKSARDGAWYDVASFLSHRSVETADPEVLVRFAGFGAEEDEWVNVRKHVRQRSLPCESSECVAVLPGDLILCFQEGKEQALYFDAHVLDAQRRRHDVRGCRCRFLVRYDHDQSEEIVPLRKVCRRPETDYRLQQLNAESLKQQKIGNDITRGNTTKVYPPAETTQKAQTESRIIAAEPTQKQPAPEDTTKPVPNFAPMQLQKSSTDSLTGNTLAETTPQCMEEMTEKPVAGTTEVPDEAPEKSPVEAPAETAGKSPAETTLEPPAASTSKPDEAPEEPPTETTLKPPAASTTKPDEAAEQPPAEATLKPPAPSTSNPDEAPEEPPAETTLEPPADSTSKPAEEPEEPPAETSLKPPADSISKPAEAPAEQPKEEEHVYAGATAASMDHDNASV
- the LOC107812239 gene encoding protein SAWADEE HOMEODOMAIN HOMOLOG 2 isoform X1; the protein is MGRPPSNGGPTFRFNATEVAEMEAILQAHNATMPAREVLVALAEKFSSSAERSGKIMVQMKQVWNWFQNRRYAIRAKTAKVPGKFSTPSVPQSDPAMVRAPAKLSTSPVPQSDPAAVRIMPQAPQPIPSPQVTVKSMPQAPQPLPAPSVAVQNVGRSASDNIQMEFEAKSARDGAWYDVASFLSHRSVETADPEVLVRFAGFGAEEDEWVNVRKHVRQRSLPCESSECVAVLPGDLILCFQEGKEQALYFDAHVLDAQRRRHDVRGCRCRFLVRYDHDQSEEIVPLRKVCRRPETDYRLQQLNAESLKQQKIGNDITRGNTTKVYPPAETTQKAQTESRIIAAEPTQKQPAPEDTTKPVPNFAPMQLQKSSTDSLTGNTLAETTPQCMEEMTEKPVAGTTEVPDEAPEKSPVEAPAETAGKSPAETTLEPPAASTSKPDEAPEEPPTETTLKPPAASTTKPDEAAEQPPAEATLKPPAPSTSNPDEAPEEPPAETTLEPPADSTSKPAEEPEEPPAETSLKPPADSISKPAEAPAEQPKEEEHVYAGATAASMDHDNASV
- the LOC107812239 gene encoding protein SAWADEE HOMEODOMAIN HOMOLOG 2 isoform X2, which encodes MGRPPSNGGPTFRFNATEVAEMEAILQAHNATMPAREVLVALAEKFSSSAERSGKIMVQMKQVWNWFQNRRYAIRAKTAKVPGKFSTPSVPQSDPAMVRAPAKLSTSPVPQSDPAAVRIMPQAPQPIPSPQVKSMPQAPQPLPAPSVAVQNVGRSASDNIQMEFEAKSARDGAWYDVASFLSHRSVETADPEVLVRFAGFGAEEDEWVNVRKHVRQRSLPCESSECVAVLPGDLILCFQEGKEQALYFDAHVLDAQRRRHDVRGCRCRFLVRYDHDQSEEIVPLRKVCRRPETDYRLQQLNAESLKQQKIGNDITRGNTTKVYPPAETTQKAQTESRIIAAEPTQKQPAPEDTTKPVPNFAPMQLQKSSTDSLTGNTLAETTPQCMEEMTEKPVAGTTEVPDEAPEKSPVEAPAETAGKSPAETTLEPPAASTSKPDEAPEEPPTETTLKPPAASTTKPDEAAEQPPAEATLKPPAPSTSNPDEAPEEPPAETTLEPPADSTSKPAEEPEEPPAETSLKPPADSISKPAEAPAEQPKEEEHVYAGATAASMDHDNASV